A single Dechloromonas denitrificans DNA region contains:
- a CDS encoding VOC family protein produces MKIERIHHVAYRCKDAKETVEWYGKYLNMGFVLAIAENEVPSTKEPDPYMHVFLDAGHGNVLAFFELPTKPPMGRDPNTPTWTQHIAFEVDSLESLLETKAKLEADGIAVVGPTDHTIFKSIYFFDPSGHRLELAANTGTPKMAKMLDEVKWDMLNEWAITRKAPQHARWMHDGSYAGE; encoded by the coding sequence ATGAAAATCGAGAGAATTCACCACGTGGCCTACCGCTGCAAGGATGCCAAGGAAACCGTCGAGTGGTACGGCAAGTACCTGAACATGGGTTTCGTGCTGGCGATCGCCGAAAACGAGGTGCCGTCGACCAAGGAGCCGGACCCCTACATGCACGTCTTCCTCGACGCCGGCCACGGCAATGTCCTGGCCTTCTTCGAGTTGCCGACCAAGCCGCCGATGGGGCGCGATCCGAATACCCCGACGTGGACCCAGCACATCGCCTTCGAGGTCGATTCGCTTGAGTCGCTGCTCGAAACCAAGGCCAAGCTGGAAGCCGACGGCATCGCCGTCGTCGGGCCGACCGATCACACCATTTTCAAATCCATCTATTTCTTCGACCCGAGCGGCCATCGCCTCGAACTGGCGGCCAACACCGGCACGCCGAAAATGGCCAAAATGCTCGACGAAGTGAAATGGGACATGCTCAACGAGTGGGCGATAACCAGGAAGGCGCCGCAACATGCGCGCTGGATGCACGATGGCAGCTATGCCGGGGAGTAA
- a CDS encoding DUF2783 domain-containing protein: protein MALNLKPNFTEPGKRYFRAFTPGDDFYEALIDTHRDLSDEQSALVNAKLILLLSNHIGDIAVLRQAMQIARAGV, encoded by the coding sequence ATGGCACTCAATCTGAAGCCCAATTTCACCGAGCCCGGCAAACGCTATTTCCGCGCCTTCACGCCCGGCGACGACTTCTACGAAGCACTGATCGACACTCACCGCGACCTGTCGGACGAGCAGAGCGCGCTGGTCAACGCCAAACTGATCCTGCTGCTGTCCAACCATATCGGCGACATCGCCGTCCTCCGCCAGGCGATGCAGATCGCCCGGGCCGGCGTTTAA
- the maiA gene encoding maleylacetoacetate isomerase → MLKLYSYFRSSAAYRVRIALNLKGLPYETVPVHLLRDGGQQNQPGYRALSPLGTVPTLDAGAGAMTQSLAIIEYLDETHPLPPLMPASAEGRARVRGLAQTIACDIHPVNNLRVLNYLGREFGASQEQKDAWYRHWVIEGLLAIEQMLVAQPGTATFCHGQAPTLADCCLVPQVFNARRFNCALDKMPTIQRIVAACEALPAFQNAAPANQPDAE, encoded by the coding sequence ATGCTCAAGTTGTACAGTTATTTCCGCAGTTCCGCTGCTTACCGGGTGCGCATCGCGCTCAATCTGAAGGGCCTGCCTTACGAAACGGTGCCGGTGCATCTGCTGCGCGATGGCGGCCAGCAGAACCAGCCGGGCTATCGCGCCCTGAGCCCGCTCGGCACGGTGCCGACGCTGGATGCCGGGGCGGGGGCGATGACCCAGTCGCTGGCGATCATCGAATACCTCGACGAAACGCATCCGCTGCCGCCGCTGATGCCGGCCTCGGCCGAAGGGCGGGCGCGCGTCCGGGGGCTGGCTCAGACCATCGCCTGCGACATCCACCCGGTGAACAACCTGCGGGTGCTCAACTACCTGGGCCGTGAATTCGGCGCCAGCCAGGAGCAGAAGGATGCCTGGTATCGCCATTGGGTGATCGAGGGTCTGCTCGCCATCGAACAGATGCTGGTTGCCCAGCCGGGCACCGCCACTTTCTGTCACGGTCAGGCGCCGACGCTGGCCGATTGCTGTCTGGTGCCGCAGGTCTTCAATGCGCGCCGTTTCAACTGCGCCCTCGATAAAATGCCGACCATCCAGCGCATCGTCGCCGCCTGCGAGGCGCTGCCCGCTTTCCAGAATGCCGCGCCGGCCAATCAGCCGGACGCCGAGTAA
- a CDS encoding multidrug effflux MFS transporter produces MSASPAAASPSFRLAALLTTLVALGPLSTDLYLPSLPTLARVFATDAARIQLTLSVFLAGFAVAQLAYGALSDRFGRRPLMLGGLLLYFVASLACLFADSVETLIAARFVQALGACAGPVLGRAIVRDVWGPVEAVRVLAYVSGAMALAPLLGPTLGGYLTVWFGWQANFALLVLFSLLQIGAVWFWLAESNGHRDPTATRPGRILANFRILLADRNYLGYLLALSFSYSTLFAFISGSSFVLIGRFGLSPQLFGLSFGLVVAGYLAGSMLSGKLVRRFGGDRLLLAGAWLGALAGATMWGLEAAGPRHVAALLGPMFFVTLAVGLVMSNAVGQALAPYPKMASAASSLMGFCQMGIGALVGMLVGHGVDGAATVLPMTVAGCALLVPLCHLALVRHPAP; encoded by the coding sequence GTGAGCGCCTCGCCAGCCGCGGCGTCGCCATCCTTCCGGCTGGCGGCGCTGCTGACCACGCTGGTCGCCCTCGGCCCGCTGTCCACCGATCTCTACCTGCCGTCGCTGCCGACGCTGGCCAGGGTCTTTGCCACCGACGCCGCGCGCATCCAGCTGACGCTGTCGGTCTTCCTCGCCGGCTTTGCCGTCGCCCAGCTGGCCTACGGCGCGCTGTCCGACCGCTTCGGCCGCCGGCCGCTGATGCTCGGCGGCCTGCTGCTCTATTTCGTCGCTTCGCTCGCTTGCCTGTTCGCCGACAGCGTCGAAACGCTGATCGCCGCCCGTTTCGTCCAGGCGCTCGGCGCCTGTGCCGGGCCGGTGCTCGGTCGGGCGATCGTCCGCGACGTCTGGGGGCCGGTCGAGGCGGTGCGCGTGCTCGCTTACGTCAGCGGCGCGATGGCCCTGGCGCCCTTGCTTGGCCCGACGCTCGGCGGTTACCTGACGGTATGGTTCGGCTGGCAGGCCAACTTTGCATTGCTGGTGCTGTTTTCGTTGCTGCAGATCGGCGCGGTCTGGTTCTGGCTGGCCGAAAGCAATGGCCATCGCGATCCGACCGCGACCCGGCCCGGGCGCATTTTGGCCAATTTCCGGATCCTGCTGGCCGACCGCAACTATCTCGGCTATCTGCTCGCCCTGTCCTTTTCCTACAGCACGCTGTTCGCCTTCATCTCCGGATCGTCATTCGTGCTGATCGGCCGTTTCGGCCTGTCGCCGCAGCTTTTCGGCCTGTCCTTCGGGCTGGTCGTCGCCGGCTATCTGGCCGGCAGCATGCTCTCCGGCAAACTGGTCCGGCGCTTCGGCGGCGACCGCCTGCTGCTCGCCGGTGCCTGGCTCGGCGCGCTGGCCGGGGCGACCATGTGGGGCCTTGAAGCGGCCGGCCCACGGCATGTCGCGGCGCTGCTCGGGCCGATGTTCTTCGTCACGCTGGCCGTCGGTCTGGTGATGTCGAATGCCGTCGGCCAGGCGCTCGCCCCTTATCCGAAAATGGCCAGCGCCGCGTCGTCGCTGATGGGTTTCTGCCAGATGGGGATCGGCGCGCTGGTCGGCATGCTGGTCGGCCACGGCGTCGATGGCGCGGCAACTGTCCTGCCGATGACAGTCGCCGGGTGCGCCTTGCTGGTACCTTTATGCCATCTTGCGCTGGTCCGTCATCCAGCCCCCTGA
- a CDS encoding acetoacetate--CoA ligase translates to MTYAIDSTPLWKPNPATVGDTRMAQFMQAMGRAPYAELWQWSVDQPAEFWSQIWRFCGAVGEAGGRVLVDGEKMPGARWFPDARLNYAENVLKHRDAGEALVFWGEDKIKRRLSRAELHGEVARFQQFLIAAGVGEGDRVAGYLPNLPETLIAMLATTALGAIWSSASPDFGVQGVLDRFGQIEPKVLICVDGYWYNGKPVDCLEKNAEIVAKMPSLLRTVVVPYLAAAPAIDRIAGAIAWNALPAATEAVSFRRVAFEHPLFIMFSSGTTGVPKCIVHCHGGVLLQHLKEHQLHSDVRPGDRLFYFTTCGWMMWNWLVSGLACGATLLLYDGSPFAAKGRVLFDYAEAEKMTHFGTSAKFIDAAAKLGLTPGKTHDLTALRAMFSTGSPLSPEGFDWVYREIKQDILLASISGGTDIVSCFVLGNPVLPVYRGEIQCRGLGMAVDVFNDAGQPVRSEKGELVCTKPFPVMPVGFWNDPDGRKYHAAYFERFADIWCHGDFSELTAHDGVIIYGRSDATLNPGGVRIGTAEIYRQVEQLPEIAEALVVGQDWPPGKNDDVRVVLFVKLQDGHTLDAALIDRVKKQIRDNTTPRHVPAKVVQVTDIPRTKSGKIVELAVRNVVHAQPVKNVEALANPEALEYFRGRVELAD, encoded by the coding sequence ATGACTTACGCCATCGATTCAACCCCGTTGTGGAAACCCAATCCCGCCACCGTCGGCGACACGCGCATGGCGCAGTTCATGCAGGCAATGGGCCGGGCGCCCTATGCCGAGCTGTGGCAGTGGTCGGTGGACCAGCCGGCCGAGTTCTGGTCGCAGATCTGGCGCTTTTGCGGCGCGGTCGGCGAAGCAGGCGGTCGCGTCCTGGTCGATGGCGAGAAAATGCCGGGTGCCCGCTGGTTCCCGGATGCCCGGCTGAACTACGCGGAAAACGTGCTGAAGCATCGCGATGCCGGCGAAGCGTTGGTTTTCTGGGGCGAGGACAAGATCAAGCGGCGGCTGAGCCGGGCCGAACTGCATGGCGAAGTCGCCCGCTTCCAGCAATTCCTGATCGCCGCCGGGGTCGGCGAGGGCGACCGGGTCGCCGGCTACCTGCCCAATCTGCCGGAGACGCTGATCGCCATGCTGGCGACCACGGCGCTCGGCGCCATTTGGTCGTCCGCCTCGCCCGATTTCGGCGTGCAGGGCGTGCTCGACCGTTTCGGCCAGATCGAACCGAAGGTGCTGATCTGCGTCGACGGCTACTGGTACAACGGCAAGCCGGTCGATTGCCTGGAAAAGAACGCCGAGATCGTTGCGAAAATGCCGTCGCTGCTCCGCACCGTCGTCGTGCCGTATCTCGCTGCCGCCCCGGCCATCGATCGCATCGCCGGGGCCATCGCCTGGAATGCCTTGCCGGCCGCAACCGAGGCGGTCAGTTTCCGGCGCGTTGCTTTCGAGCATCCGCTGTTCATCATGTTTTCCAGCGGCACCACCGGCGTCCCGAAATGCATCGTCCATTGCCACGGCGGCGTGCTGCTGCAGCACCTCAAGGAACACCAGTTGCACAGCGACGTGCGGCCCGGCGACCGGCTGTTCTACTTCACCACCTGCGGCTGGATGATGTGGAACTGGCTGGTTTCCGGCCTGGCCTGCGGCGCCACGCTGCTGCTCTACGACGGTTCGCCGTTCGCCGCCAAGGGCAGGGTGCTGTTCGACTATGCCGAAGCCGAGAAAATGACCCATTTCGGCACTTCCGCCAAATTCATCGACGCAGCCGCCAAGCTCGGCCTGACGCCGGGCAAGACGCACGACCTGACAGCGCTGCGCGCCATGTTCTCGACCGGCAGCCCGCTGTCGCCGGAAGGTTTCGACTGGGTCTATCGCGAGATCAAGCAGGACATCCTGCTCGCCTCGATTTCCGGCGGCACTGACATCGTTTCCTGCTTCGTGCTCGGCAACCCGGTGTTGCCGGTCTATCGCGGCGAAATCCAGTGCCGCGGCCTGGGCATGGCCGTCGATGTGTTCAACGACGCCGGCCAGCCGGTCCGTTCCGAAAAAGGCGAGCTGGTGTGCACCAAACCGTTTCCGGTGATGCCGGTCGGTTTCTGGAACGACCCCGACGGCCGGAAATACCACGCCGCCTACTTCGAGCGCTTCGCCGACATCTGGTGTCACGGCGACTTCTCGGAACTGACGGCACACGATGGCGTGATCATCTACGGCCGCTCCGACGCGACGCTGAACCCCGGCGGGGTGCGTATCGGCACGGCGGAAATCTACCGCCAGGTCGAGCAGCTACCGGAAATCGCCGAAGCGCTGGTGGTCGGCCAGGACTGGCCGCCGGGCAAGAACGACGATGTCCGCGTCGTGCTGTTCGTCAAGCTGCAGGACGGTCACACGCTGGATGCGGCGCTGATCGACCGGGTCAAGAAACAGATCCGCGACAACACGACGCCGCGTCACGTCCCGGCCAAGGTGGTGCAGGTGACGGACATTCCGCGCACCAAGTCGGGCAAGATCGTCGAACTGGCGGTGCGCAACGTCGTGCATGCGCAGCCGGTGAAAAACGTCGAAGCGCTGGCCAACCCGGAAGCGCTGGAATACTTCCGGGGGCGGGTCGAACTGGCCGATTAG
- a CDS encoding FAD-dependent oxidoreductase: protein MLSTYQYPKYEYVQPPEQKSGVTKRYPVVIVGAGPVGLAAAIELAQSGVPVVVLDDDDTVSVGSRGVCYAKRALEVLDRLGVGDACVAKGVSWNVGRTFFREEEVYNFNLLPQPDHKRPGMINLQQYYLEEYEVKRAKELPNLDLRFRNKVVSVAPEGNGATLQVETPDGIYTLETDWLVVADGARSGIRRMMDLEIEGKIFMDRFLIADVVMKADFPAERWFWFDPPFHPGQSVLLHRQADNVWRIDFQLGWQADPEEEKKPEKVIPRIKAMLGDDREFDLEWVSVYTFQCRRMHKFRHGRVLFVGDAAHQVSPFGARGANSGIQDTDNLCWKLKLVIDGQAPAALLDSYGEEREFAADENIMNSTRSTDFITPKSKTSLTFRNAVLTLARDHAFARALVNSGRLSVPSYLTESRLNTPDGSAFAGDMVPGAPMDDSPMRENGSDFWLLDRVGQRFMALVHVGDPAALDAATARRFKALADAGIPLEVVLVSPIAGQAPEGLRVFEDYTGRFAERYDSEPGTVYLLRPDQHVAARWRSFDATRLKAALARATCNVQ from the coding sequence ATGCTGAGTACCTATCAATACCCGAAGTACGAGTACGTCCAGCCGCCGGAACAGAAAAGCGGCGTAACCAAGCGTTATCCGGTGGTCATCGTCGGCGCCGGGCCGGTCGGCCTGGCCGCGGCGATCGAGCTGGCGCAGTCCGGCGTGCCGGTCGTTGTGCTCGACGACGACGACACCGTCTCGGTCGGCTCGCGCGGCGTCTGCTACGCCAAGCGCGCTCTCGAAGTACTTGACCGCCTCGGCGTCGGCGATGCCTGCGTCGCCAAGGGCGTCAGCTGGAATGTCGGGCGCACCTTCTTCCGCGAGGAAGAGGTCTATAACTTCAACCTGCTGCCGCAGCCCGACCACAAGCGCCCGGGCATGATCAACCTGCAGCAGTACTACCTCGAGGAATACGAGGTCAAGCGGGCGAAGGAATTGCCCAACCTCGACCTGCGTTTCAGGAACAAGGTCGTCTCGGTGGCGCCCGAAGGCAACGGCGCGACGCTCCAGGTCGAAACGCCGGACGGCATCTACACGCTGGAAACCGACTGGCTGGTGGTGGCCGATGGCGCGCGCAGCGGCATCCGCCGGATGATGGACCTGGAGATCGAAGGCAAGATCTTCATGGATCGTTTCCTGATCGCCGATGTGGTGATGAAGGCCGATTTCCCGGCCGAGCGCTGGTTCTGGTTCGATCCGCCCTTCCATCCGGGGCAGTCGGTGCTGTTGCACCGGCAGGCCGACAATGTCTGGCGCATCGACTTCCAGCTCGGCTGGCAGGCCGATCCGGAAGAAGAGAAGAAGCCGGAAAAGGTCATCCCGCGCATCAAGGCGATGCTCGGCGACGACCGCGAGTTCGACTTGGAATGGGTCAGCGTCTACACCTTCCAGTGCCGGCGGATGCACAAGTTCCGCCATGGTCGCGTACTGTTCGTCGGCGACGCGGCGCACCAGGTGTCGCCGTTCGGCGCCCGCGGTGCCAACTCCGGCATCCAGGACACCGACAACCTGTGCTGGAAGCTCAAGCTGGTCATCGACGGCCAGGCCCCGGCCGCCCTGCTCGACAGCTATGGCGAAGAGCGCGAGTTCGCGGCCGACGAGAACATCATGAACTCGACGCGCTCGACCGACTTCATCACGCCAAAGAGCAAGACCTCGCTGACCTTCCGCAATGCCGTGCTGACCCTTGCTCGCGACCATGCCTTCGCCCGGGCGCTGGTCAATTCCGGCCGCCTGTCGGTGCCGTCGTATCTCACCGAATCGCGGCTCAATACGCCGGATGGCTCGGCCTTTGCCGGCGACATGGTGCCGGGGGCGCCGATGGACGATAGCCCGATGCGCGAAAACGGCAGCGATTTCTGGTTGCTCGACCGGGTCGGCCAGCGCTTCATGGCGCTCGTCCATGTCGGCGACCCGGCGGCGCTCGATGCCGCGACGGCGCGCCGCTTCAAGGCACTGGCCGACGCCGGCATCCCGCTCGAGGTGGTGCTGGTTTCGCCGATAGCCGGCCAGGCGCCGGAAGGCCTGCGCGTCTTCGAGGATTACACCGGCCGTTTCGCCGAGCGTTACGACAGCGAGCCGGGCACCGTTTACCTGCTGCGCCCCGACCAGCATGTCGCCGCCCGCTGGCGCAGCTTCGATGCGACCCGCCTGAAGGCCGCGCTGGCCCGCGCCACCTGCAACGTTCAATAA
- a CDS encoding acyltransferase family protein, which produces MSHPSNRMPLIDTLKAIAAILVLLNHFSSYGPLAAVASEAFPDTFGWLYGYGRMAVQVFLVIAGFLAARGLSANGQALGASPLPLIWKRYLRLVVPYLAAIGLAIASAAIADHWMDDDAIPARATFKQWLAHALLLQSLLGFDSLSAGVWYIAIDFQLFALMAMLLWLGRRKLVAPALVLSVAIASLFWFNRDAEWDNWALYFFGSYGLGAAAWWASDRRQMSAWLGVIATVVIATLIVDFRLRIVLALGIALLLGFGRRTGFLEKWPDIRPLSFLGQISYSIFLVHFPVLLLVNGLYAKLEFASPASAIVGLLLALAASIGAATLFYRWIESPAASQRITAALGGLFDKGEELARKVPGLATLLARRA; this is translated from the coding sequence ATGAGTCACCCCAGCAACCGCATGCCGCTGATCGACACCCTCAAGGCGATCGCGGCCATCCTTGTCCTGCTCAATCACTTCTCTTCCTACGGCCCGCTCGCCGCGGTGGCGAGCGAGGCTTTCCCCGACACCTTCGGCTGGCTCTACGGCTATGGCCGGATGGCTGTCCAGGTCTTCCTGGTCATCGCCGGCTTTCTCGCCGCCCGCGGGCTGTCGGCCAACGGTCAGGCGCTCGGCGCCTCGCCGCTGCCGCTGATCTGGAAACGCTATCTGCGACTGGTCGTGCCCTATCTGGCCGCCATCGGACTGGCCATTGCCAGCGCCGCCATCGCCGATCACTGGATGGATGACGACGCCATCCCGGCCCGCGCCACCTTCAAGCAGTGGCTGGCCCATGCCCTGTTGCTGCAAAGCCTGCTCGGCTTCGATTCGCTGTCGGCCGGCGTCTGGTATATCGCCATCGACTTCCAGCTCTTCGCGCTGATGGCCATGCTGCTCTGGCTCGGTCGCCGCAAACTGGTCGCCCCGGCGCTCGTGCTGAGCGTGGCGATCGCATCGCTGTTCTGGTTCAACCGCGATGCCGAATGGGACAACTGGGCGCTCTATTTCTTCGGTTCCTACGGACTCGGCGCCGCCGCCTGGTGGGCCTCCGACCGCCGGCAGATGTCGGCCTGGCTGGGGGTCATCGCCACCGTGGTGATCGCCACGCTGATCGTCGATTTCCGCCTGCGCATCGTGCTCGCCCTCGGCATCGCGCTGCTGCTCGGCTTCGGCCGCCGCACCGGCTTCCTGGAAAAATGGCCGGATATCCGGCCGCTGAGCTTTCTCGGCCAGATTTCCTACTCGATCTTCCTGGTGCACTTCCCGGTCTTGCTGCTGGTGAACGGCCTATACGCCAAGCTAGAGTTCGCCTCACCCGCCTCGGCCATTGTCGGCCTGCTGCTCGCCCTCGCCGCCAGCATCGGCGCGGCCACGCTGTTCTACCGCTGGATCGAAAGTCCGGCCGCCAGCCAGCGGATTACCGCGGCGCTCGGCGGGCTGTTCGACAAGGGCGAGGAACTGGCGCGCAAGGTGCCCGGCCTGGCCACCCTGCTCGCCCGCCGCGCCTAA
- a CDS encoding MBL fold metallo-hydrolase codes for MTKKFASVADLAVKKTTFAQLSAHCWAYTAEGDPNTGVIIGDDAVLICDALATPVMAQSLIAEIRKITDKPIKYVVLSHYHAVRVLGASGYKAAGMQEIIASQGTYEMIVERGEQDWKSEYERFPRLFDAYDSIPGLTWPTLVFKDEMTLWMGKDLEVKIMHVGPGHTKGDTIVWVPSEKVLFSGDLVEADAACYTGDAQLEEWPATLDALAAFGAEKLVPGRGPALDTPERVAAGLAYTRDFVTTLLASAREAVAQGLNLNQAMAHCRKAMDPKFGQVFIYEHCLPFDVTRAVDEASGIKHPRIWTAERDKEMWHGLQAAE; via the coding sequence ATGACCAAAAAGTTTGCCTCCGTCGCCGATCTCGCCGTCAAGAAAACCACCTTCGCCCAGTTGTCCGCCCATTGCTGGGCCTATACCGCCGAGGGTGATCCCAACACCGGCGTCATCATCGGCGACGATGCCGTGCTGATCTGCGATGCGTTGGCCACCCCGGTGATGGCCCAGAGCCTGATCGCCGAGATCCGCAAGATCACCGACAAGCCGATCAAGTACGTCGTCCTCTCGCATTACCACGCCGTCCGCGTGCTCGGCGCTTCCGGCTACAAGGCCGCCGGCATGCAGGAAATCATCGCCAGCCAGGGCACCTACGAGATGATCGTCGAGCGTGGCGAACAGGACTGGAAGTCGGAGTACGAGCGCTTTCCCCGGCTGTTCGATGCCTACGACTCGATCCCCGGCCTGACCTGGCCGACGCTGGTGTTCAAGGACGAAATGACGCTGTGGATGGGCAAGGATCTGGAAGTCAAGATCATGCACGTCGGCCCCGGCCACACCAAGGGCGACACCATCGTCTGGGTGCCGTCCGAGAAGGTGCTGTTCTCCGGCGATCTGGTCGAAGCCGACGCCGCCTGCTACACCGGCGATGCCCAGCTCGAGGAATGGCCGGCAACGCTCGATGCGCTGGCTGCTTTCGGCGCCGAAAAGCTGGTGCCCGGCCGCGGTCCTGCTCTCGATACGCCGGAACGCGTCGCGGCTGGCCTGGCCTATACCCGCGATTTCGTCACCACGCTGCTGGCCTCGGCCAGGGAAGCGGTCGCCCAGGGCCTCAACCTGAATCAGGCGATGGCGCATTGCCGCAAGGCGATGGACCCGAAGTTCGGCCAGGTCTTCATCTACGAACACTGTCTGCCCTTCGACGTTACCCGGGCGGTCGATGAAGCGAGCGGCATCAAGCATCCGCGCATCTGGACGGCGGAACGCGACAAGGAGATGTGGCACGGCCTGCAAGCGGCGGAGTAA
- a CDS encoding IclR family transcriptional regulator, producing MEHEDEKERRGIQSIEVGGQLLTALAKSGGAMSLKQLAQEAQMTAAKAHPYLVSFGKLGLVSQDPVSGRYALGRLALHMGLACLRQLNPVRLATAAAVELEQRIHHTVALAVWGNAGPTVVHLEESSHPIHMNLRTGTVMSLTTATGLVFGAYMPARMIERFVEESMHPDAFPHIIGERRNWQEMQPALAEVRAHGMARAIGQPIAGVSAFSVPVFDHNGHIVLVITIVGPTGGFDPDWDCTNARALKETAAAISADLGFNASAH from the coding sequence ATGGAGCACGAAGACGAAAAAGAACGGCGCGGCATTCAATCCATCGAGGTCGGCGGGCAACTGCTGACGGCGCTGGCCAAATCGGGCGGCGCGATGTCGCTCAAACAGCTCGCCCAGGAAGCGCAGATGACCGCGGCCAAGGCGCACCCCTATCTGGTCAGCTTCGGCAAGCTCGGGCTGGTCAGCCAGGACCCGGTCTCCGGGCGTTACGCCCTCGGCCGGCTGGCCCTGCACATGGGCCTGGCCTGCCTGCGCCAGCTCAATCCGGTGCGCCTGGCCACCGCGGCGGCGGTCGAGCTCGAACAGCGCATCCATCACACGGTGGCGCTGGCGGTCTGGGGCAATGCCGGCCCGACGGTGGTGCATCTGGAAGAATCCAGCCATCCGATTCACATGAACCTCCGGACGGGCACCGTGATGTCCTTAACGACCGCCACCGGCCTGGTCTTCGGCGCCTACATGCCGGCCCGGATGATCGAGCGCTTCGTCGAGGAATCGATGCACCCGGACGCCTTTCCGCACATCATCGGCGAGCGCCGCAACTGGCAGGAAATGCAGCCGGCCCTGGCCGAGGTCCGCGCCCACGGCATGGCGCGCGCCATCGGCCAGCCGATTGCCGGCGTCAGCGCCTTTTCCGTGCCAGTCTTCGATCACAACGGCCATATCGTCCTCGTCATCACCATCGTCGGCCCGACCGGCGGCTTCGATCCGGACTGGGACTGCACCAATGCCCGCGCCCTGAAGGAAACGGCCGCCGCCATCTCGGCCGATCTCGGCTTCAACGCGTCGGCCCACTGA
- a CDS encoding fumarylacetoacetate hydrolase family protein yields the protein MKLATLKKGGRDGTLVVVNRQMTHCRPVPAIARTLQAALDDWPAVEPQLRQIYEALNSGALSDPDPFDPAACHSPLPRAYQWADGSAYVNHVELVRRARGAELPPEFWNDPLMYQGGSDSFVGPRDPILARSEDWGIDLEAEVAVITGDVRMGATPEQCAPAIRLLMLVNDVSLRNLIPAELAKGFGFFQSKPASAFSPVAVTPDELGADWREGRVHRPLTVHLNGQLFGRPDAGTDMIFNFPQLLAHVTRTRDMAAGSIIGSGTVSNKQGGLHGSSIANGGVGYCCLAEVRMYETIESGKPQTAFLKFGDRVRIEMFDRAGASIFGAIEQRVAPYPG from the coding sequence ATGAAACTAGCCACCCTGAAAAAAGGCGGCCGCGACGGCACGCTGGTCGTCGTCAACCGCCAGATGACCCATTGCCGCCCGGTGCCGGCCATCGCCCGCACGCTGCAGGCGGCGCTCGACGATTGGCCGGCGGTCGAGCCGCAGTTGCGCCAGATCTACGAAGCGCTGAACAGCGGCGCGCTCAGCGATCCCGATCCGTTCGACCCGGCGGCCTGCCATTCGCCGCTGCCGCGCGCCTATCAATGGGCCGACGGCTCGGCCTACGTGAACCATGTCGAACTGGTCCGCCGGGCGCGCGGCGCCGAACTGCCGCCCGAATTCTGGAACGATCCGCTGATGTACCAGGGCGGTTCCGACTCTTTCGTCGGGCCGCGCGATCCGATCCTGGCCCGTTCCGAAGACTGGGGCATCGATCTCGAAGCCGAGGTCGCGGTGATCACCGGCGACGTCCGGATGGGCGCGACGCCGGAACAGTGCGCGCCGGCCATCCGACTGCTCATGCTGGTCAATGACGTGTCGCTGCGCAACCTGATCCCGGCCGAACTGGCCAAGGGCTTCGGCTTCTTCCAGTCGAAGCCGGCCAGCGCCTTCAGCCCGGTCGCCGTGACCCCCGACGAACTCGGCGCCGACTGGCGCGAGGGCCGGGTGCATCGGCCGCTCACCGTGCATCTGAACGGCCAGCTGTTCGGCCGGCCGGATGCCGGCACCGACATGATCTTCAATTTCCCGCAACTGCTGGCGCATGTCACCCGGACGCGCGACATGGCGGCCGGCTCGATCATCGGCTCCGGCACCGTCTCCAACAAGCAGGGCGGCCTGCACGGCTCGTCGATCGCCAACGGCGGGGTCGGCTACTGCTGTCTGGCCGAAGTGCGGATGTACGAGACCATCGAATCGGGCAAGCCGCAGACCGCTTTTCTGAAGTTCGGCGACCGCGTCCGGATCGAGATGTTCGACCGCGCCGGGGCCAGCATCTTCGGTGCCATCGAGCAGCGCGTCGCCCCCTACCCGGGGTGA